In Methanomassiliicoccales archaeon, the genomic window CCATTGGGACCGATGAGGCCGTAGACCTCGCCCTCCTTCACGCTGAACGAGATCTCCTTCAGGGCTAGGAACTGCCCGTACTTCTTGGTCAGTCTGTTGACTTCGATGGCGGCCATGTGTCAAATCTCCAAAGCAAGCCTATGGACGGAGCCAAGGCCGAGCTTCGAATGTGGTCGTGCTAGTAAAAACTATCGTCCCAGGGTGTGTCACATCCTCTCAGCGCTTACGCTTCTGCACATGCCGGAAGTGCTCTTCCGCTGCCGCCACCGTATTGCTCATGAGCATGGCGATGGTCATTGGACCTACTCCACCAGGCACGGGTGTGATGGCCTTCGCCTTCCTCGAGACCGCTTCGAAGTCCACATCCCCCACCAGGCGGTATCCGTGCTTGGCGGAAGGATCGTCCACCCGGCTCGACCCCACATCGATGACCACGACGCCGTCCTTGACCATGTCCGCTTTGATGAAAGCGGGCCTGCCCATCGCAGCAACCAGGATATCTGCCTGCTTGGTTATCGAGACCAAGTTCTGCGTTCCCGAGTGGCACACCGTCACCGTGGCGTTCGCCCCCTTGGCCTTCTGCATGAGTATGGCCGCGACGGGCTTGCCGACGATGTTGCTGCGGCCCACGACCACCACGTGCTTGCCCTCGGGGCTGTTGCCGCTGCGTACCAGCAGCTCCTGGATCCCATGCGGCGTGCAAGGCAGCATTCCCGGCATGCCGATGAGCATCTTGCCCACGTT contains:
- a CDS encoding bifunctional 5,10-methylene-tetrahydrofolate dehydrogenase/5,10-methylene-tetrahydrofolate cyclohydrolase is translated as NVGKMLIGMPGMLPCTPHGIQELLVRSGNSPEGKHVVVVGRSNIVGKPVAAILMQKAKGANATVTVCHSGTQNLVSITKQADILVAAMGRPAFIKADMVKDGVVVIDVGSSRVDDPSAKHGYRLVGDVDFEAVSRKAKAITPVPGGVGPMTIAMLMSNTVAAAEEHFRHVQKRKR